A genome region from Candidatus Bathyarchaeia archaeon includes the following:
- the lysA gene encoding diaminopimelate decarboxylase, whose amino-acid sequence MSERDGILYIDGVSALELAEKFDTPLYVLIENRVRENFRRLRDALLRHYDRVRVYYSAKANTSLSILKILLDEGAYLDAVSPGEVYSALKVGFKPEKILFTGTSVRDDELRFLVDSGVMINIDSMSQLRRLLKIHVPEILSFRVNPELGAGHHEHVITAGRNSKFGIWESDALEAYSIARNSGVKRFGIHMHIGSGILNVEPFILAAERLLEVAHKISEGVGVEFDFIDFGGGLGVPYKPDEKPLNLEDFAAKMLSLFKARVREYGLGEPFFCIEPGRFIICDAGILLTRVNTIKVTPFKKFIGVDAGFNTLIRPAMYGSYHPIVVANRLNDPLKETYDVVGPLCESGDILARDRLLPEVYEGDLLAILNAGAYGFSMSSQYNSRPRCAEVLVKDGKYALIRDRESLDDLIRGQRLPEWLKNTI is encoded by the coding sequence TTGTCGGAGAGAGATGGAATCCTATATATTGATGGTGTATCAGCGCTTGAGCTTGCTGAAAAATTTGATACTCCACTCTATGTTTTAATCGAGAATCGTGTGCGCGAAAATTTTCGTAGGCTTAGGGATGCTCTTCTAAGGCATTATGATAGGGTTAGGGTTTATTACTCAGCTAAGGCTAACACCAGCCTGTCGATTCTAAAGATTCTTTTGGATGAGGGTGCTTATCTTGATGCTGTCAGTCCAGGTGAGGTTTATTCGGCGCTTAAGGTTGGATTTAAGCCTGAGAAGATATTATTTACTGGTACGAGTGTTAGGGATGATGAGCTTAGATTTCTTGTTGACTCCGGTGTTATGATCAATATTGACTCTATGTCGCAGCTGAGGAGACTCCTTAAAATTCATGTTCCAGAGATATTGTCTTTTAGGGTTAATCCCGAGCTTGGGGCTGGGCATCATGAGCATGTTATTACGGCTGGTAGGAATTCGAAGTTTGGTATTTGGGAGTCTGATGCCCTAGAAGCCTATAGTATTGCTAGGAATTCAGGTGTGAAACGCTTTGGCATACATATGCATATAGGCTCAGGCATATTGAATGTTGAGCCATTCATCCTAGCCGCTGAGAGGCTTCTGGAAGTAGCCCATAAGATCAGTGAAGGGGTTGGTGTGGAATTTGACTTCATTGATTTTGGCGGTGGATTGGGTGTTCCATATAAGCCTGATGAGAAACCCCTAAATCTTGAGGATTTCGCTGCTAAAATGCTTAGCCTGTTTAAGGCTAGGGTTAGAGAGTATGGTTTGGGGGAGCCCTTCTTCTGTATTGAGCCTGGGCGCTTCATTATCTGCGACGCTGGCATACTTTTAACTAGGGTTAATACGATTAAGGTTACTCCATTCAAGAAGTTTATTGGAGTTGACGCTGGATTTAACACCCTTATTAGGCCAGCTATGTATGGATCTTATCATCCAATTGTTGTTGCGAATAGGCTTAATGATCCATTAAAGGAGACCTATGATGTTGTTGGACCATTATGTGAGTCCGGTGATATATTGGCTAGGGATAGGCTTCTACCGGAGGTTTATGAGGGTGATTTACTAGCAATATTGAATGCTGGAGCCTACGGGTTTTCTATGAGCTCCCAATATAATTCTAGGCCTAGATGCGCTGAGGTTCTGGTTAAGGATGGGAAATATGCCCTAATAAGGGATAGGGAGAGCCTTGACGATTTAATTAGGGGGCAGAGGCTTCCAGAATGGCTTAAGAATACAATCTAA
- the csa3 gene encoding CRISPR-associated CARF protein Csa3, whose product MLRENGSMIQPLDALIMTLGFEPGPLIRSVASHNLRADASIIIFTPSFKDERAERAYLEFKKICDMILKDTSINFQKIEVDLTDFVKAIRHIRILLSKFVDKRVAFCFSGGMRALSFAVFVAYLLLEWRHRPNIEVHLEGRSERLIIPPLNEILKVNITKEKSDILRILLQHGGLSAGNIAVLLQKDRSTIYRHLASLLKDGLIRQKGKVYELTDLGLMLV is encoded by the coding sequence ATGTTGAGGGAAAATGGAAGTATGATTCAACCCCTAGACGCTCTAATAATGACATTAGGCTTTGAGCCTGGACCTTTGATAAGGTCCGTTGCATCTCATAATCTAAGAGCTGATGCCTCTATCATAATTTTCACTCCAAGTTTTAAGGATGAAAGGGCTGAAAGAGCATATTTAGAGTTTAAAAAAATTTGTGATATGATTCTTAAGGACACTTCAATAAATTTTCAGAAAATTGAAGTGGATTTGACAGATTTTGTTAAGGCTATTAGACACATTAGAATACTGTTGAGTAAATTTGTAGATAAACGGGTAGCTTTTTGTTTTTCTGGTGGAATGAGAGCTCTCTCCTTTGCAGTTTTTGTTGCATATTTGCTGTTAGAATGGCGGCATCGCCCTAATATTGAGGTGCATCTCGAAGGCAGATCTGAGCGCTTGATTATACCTCCACTTAACGAAATACTTAAAGTTAACATAACTAAGGAAAAATCAGATATTTTACGGATTCTTCTTCAACATGGAGGACTATCTGCTGGTAACATTGCGGTTTTACTGCAAAAAGATAGAAGCACTATATATAGACATTTAGCCAGTCTTCTTAAAGATGGCCTCATAAGGCAGAAAGGGAAAGTATATGAACTGACGGATTTGGGCCTTATGCTCGTATGA
- the cas6 gene encoding CRISPR system precrRNA processing endoribonuclease RAMP protein Cas6 yields MSSISSFMLRFVVEEPVVFQSFSGFAACGIFYNLVRGVDEGFAEVLHSSGRLAPWASSPIFVEFPPPSRIVYRVLQAPSIANVTFAVMDGKLSDIFRESILKPDLHVDLVNVRARVIGVSVNIYRFSDLVSNADPLPMKFAVKFLTPTVFRRSVYDCCLSCPYYAEYIYAAKEGRRLEKPCRYAVKCRGITIPLPVPSLIFKNLARLWSSFSGINLDVWGAARWAERAIMVAGFPKPGIRTIRVYEHPTTNKWIAGFMGTVRFAVKEESYKEKYAKIAAALLKMAEITNVGVRRTAGLGMIKYIPIKEENEREQHQ; encoded by the coding sequence ATGTCTTCTATTTCTTCTTTTATGCTTAGGTTTGTTGTTGAGGAGCCTGTTGTTTTTCAGAGTTTTTCTGGTTTTGCTGCTTGCGGCATCTTTTATAATCTTGTTAGGGGCGTTGATGAGGGTTTTGCTGAGGTGTTGCATTCTTCTGGGAGGTTGGCTCCCTGGGCTTCTTCGCCTATATTTGTTGAGTTTCCTCCGCCATCTAGGATTGTTTATCGCGTATTGCAGGCTCCGTCAATTGCTAATGTCACATTCGCTGTTATGGATGGTAAGCTTAGCGATATCTTCAGGGAATCTATTCTTAAGCCGGACCTGCATGTAGACTTGGTTAATGTTAGAGCTAGGGTTATAGGTGTATCGGTCAACATTTATAGGTTCTCCGACCTAGTCTCTAATGCTGATCCATTGCCCATGAAGTTTGCGGTAAAGTTTCTTACGCCAACAGTTTTTAGGCGGTCTGTTTATGATTGCTGCCTCAGCTGCCCATACTACGCTGAATATATATATGCTGCTAAGGAGGGTAGGCGTCTTGAGAAGCCATGTAGATATGCGGTTAAATGTAGGGGCATAACTATTCCTCTACCAGTACCATCATTAATATTTAAGAATCTAGCGAGATTATGGTCATCATTCTCTGGAATAAACCTGGACGTTTGGGGTGCAGCACGCTGGGCTGAGAGAGCCATAATGGTTGCGGGCTTCCCAAAGCCTGGCATAAGAACCATACGAGTATATGAGCATCCGACAACAAATAAGTGGATAGCCGGCTTCATGGGAACAGTTAGATTCGCAGTAAAGGAGGAATCGTATAAGGAGAAGTATGCTAAAATAGCAGCCGCACTGCTAAAAATGGCTGAAATAACAAACGTAGGCGTAAGAAGAACAGCTGGACTGGGAATGATCAAATACATACCCATAAAAGAGGAGAATGAAAGAGAACAGCATCAATAA
- the cas7a gene encoding type I-A CRISPR-associated protein Cas7/Csa2: protein MVYVRATGRCLINVHTANAEGAVGNYMALSKMFIVRRSNGGYEVFEEPVISGNMIKHWHAVATTEILKSWGYSAICDSCKRHVMYRSTLNLNEEYEYVKECAIEDLHGFLHADKQIRRESIVKFSFMIPIEEQRSEFSSITHNRVVIDKEGKIPKGEQAMMLMKREHASGIYGFLCSMDLACAGVSLANPDKKLPQYDRKIRAEAAIVALADLFSGHFGAAQARATPIIKTLELVCMASKKPIPNAIHGFYKDYAEETASIVKAAMNQGLVKQDEIKIVAVGRPASIFKAEHILIDEAKTVSEAVTRIVEASDQWL, encoded by the coding sequence ATGGTATATGTGAGAGCAACGGGGAGATGTCTCATAAACGTTCATACAGCAAATGCGGAGGGAGCTGTAGGTAACTACATGGCATTATCTAAGATGTTCATTGTAAGGAGATCTAATGGAGGCTATGAAGTTTTTGAGGAACCAGTTATCTCTGGAAATATGATCAAGCATTGGCACGCAGTAGCAACAACGGAAATTCTAAAAAGCTGGGGCTATAGTGCAATATGTGACAGCTGCAAACGCCATGTTATGTACAGATCCACATTAAATTTAAATGAAGAATACGAGTATGTGAAGGAATGCGCAATAGAAGACTTACACGGATTTCTACACGCGGATAAACAAATACGGCGTGAAAGTATAGTTAAATTCTCCTTTATGATCCCTATAGAAGAACAGCGTTCTGAATTCTCATCTATAACCCATAATAGAGTTGTTATAGATAAAGAGGGAAAAATACCTAAAGGCGAGCAAGCAATGATGTTAATGAAGCGTGAACATGCTAGTGGTATCTATGGATTCTTATGTTCTATGGACTTAGCCTGTGCTGGTGTTTCGTTAGCAAATCCAGATAAAAAGCTACCGCAATATGATCGAAAAATTAGAGCAGAAGCTGCCATAGTAGCCTTGGCAGATTTATTCTCAGGCCATTTCGGAGCGGCTCAGGCAAGGGCTACGCCAATAATTAAGACGCTTGAGCTTGTTTGTATGGCTTCTAAGAAGCCGATACCAAATGCCATTCATGGCTTTTATAAGGATTATGCGGAAGAAACCGCGAGTATTGTTAAGGCTGCTATGAACCAAGGTCTAGTTAAGCAAGATGAGATAAAAATAGTAGCTGTAGGAAGACCTGCAAGTATATTCAAGGCAGAACATATTTTAATAGATGAGGCTAAAACTGTATCGGAGGCTGTAACTAGGATAGTGGAGGCAAGTGATCAGTGGCTTTAA
- the cas5a gene encoding type I-A CRISPR-associated protein Cas5a, translated as MALTAICAKINAPIFSIKHPETFQIAASLPIPQPSSLVGALAYCFGVQQGIGLRAQEVIKETIVAARAKLIGETTTISPIILRRFRVLDKGVEEKDFEKACSALRVGDFDTFRKILEKDLIDALYREYLSPATLKCIWILKNPIESKILYLLQRLGDTESLVNVAEAWSANCKTLDMDEISTDYPFTLQHPNIIDIIQGAYTTLKMCDEKRELKLFYIPCKREIRSTTDGIKYFAYISTKVNVKLKKSQKAFSVEEDYIL; from the coding sequence GTGGCTTTAACAGCTATATGTGCTAAAATTAACGCCCCTATTTTTTCTATTAAGCATCCGGAAACATTTCAGATAGCTGCGTCTCTTCCAATACCGCAACCCTCGTCTCTTGTAGGGGCGTTAGCCTATTGTTTCGGTGTGCAGCAAGGGATAGGATTAAGGGCTCAAGAAGTTATTAAAGAAACTATTGTTGCAGCCAGAGCAAAGCTAATTGGTGAGACCACAACTATTAGCCCAATAATCTTAAGAAGATTTAGAGTGCTTGATAAGGGTGTTGAAGAAAAAGATTTTGAGAAAGCTTGCAGCGCCCTTCGTGTAGGAGATTTTGACACCTTCAGAAAGATATTGGAGAAGGATCTCATCGATGCCCTCTATAGAGAGTATTTATCCCCGGCTACATTAAAATGTATATGGATTCTGAAAAACCCTATTGAAAGTAAAATATTATATTTGTTACAGAGACTCGGTGATACGGAATCTTTGGTCAACGTTGCTGAAGCTTGGTCCGCTAACTGTAAAACTCTAGATATGGATGAAATATCTACGGATTATCCTTTTACATTACAACATCCTAATATAATAGATATTATCCAAGGAGCTTATACAACTTTAAAAATGTGCGATGAAAAACGTGAACTTAAACTATTTTATATACCATGTAAAAGGGAGATACGAAGTACAACTGATGGCATCAAGTATTTTGCGTATATATCAACGAAAGTTAATGTCAAGCTGAAAAAGTCCCAGAAAGCGTTTTCCGTAGAGGAGGATTACATTCTCTAG